A single genomic interval of Malania oleifera isolate guangnan ecotype guangnan chromosome 13, ASM2987363v1, whole genome shotgun sequence harbors:
- the LOC131146637 gene encoding phosphatidylinositol N-acetylglucosaminyltransferase subunit C-like isoform X2, translating into MRDIEPNCSNTWVDFSSFKRSGMVMETSSSNENLAHPKWRKVAYGGMQFGFDDNYTDESFLEDMVMNANVVKRDMFKVMLDSVSISQYICIVALVVLVWTYTLGTTINESLLLFLDVSLFVSGFLVLLLTEEMCSLNILFRYFLKFSFFTTGLYVLAPIYQTLTRSFSSDSIWAVTVSLLILHLFLHDYSGSPVGATGALHNPNLTSFISLNASIVASVFIASRLPSRLHVFAIMLFSLQVFLFAPLVTCCIKKYSFRLHLWFSYMLMIVTLAFVYMWHQLLFVLLLALLVFVIVVCPYWLIRIQEYKFEINGPWDEAKLCFDVTE; encoded by the exons GGATATAGAGCCAAATTGCTCAAATACTTGGGTAGATTTTTCTAGTTTCAAA AGAAGTGGAATGGTAATGGAAACTAGTAGTAGCAATGAAAATCTGGCCCATCCCAAATGGAGAAAGGTGGCATATGGAGGAATGCAATTTGGATTTGATGACAACTACACAGATGAATCTTTTCTCGAAGATATGGTAATGAATGCCAATGTTGTTAAGCGGGACATGTTCAAGGTGATGCTAGACTCAGTTTCCATCTCTCAGTACATATGTATTGTTGCTCTTGTTGTCTTGGTATGGACATACACTCTTGGAACAACCATTAATGAAAGTCTCCTCTTGTTTCTTGATGTGAGTCTTTTTGTTTCAGGTTTCTTAGTTCTCCTCCTGACCGAAGAAATGTGTTCCCTAAATATTCTTTTCCGctattttcttaaattttcctttttcacGACTGGGTTATATGTTCTGGCTCCAATCTATCAAACTCTCACACGGTCTTTTAGCTCTGACTCCATTTGGGCAGTAACTGTTTCACTTCTCATACTCCATCTCTTCTTGCATGACTATTCAGGATCTCCTGTAGGAGCAACAGGGGCACTACATAATCCAAACTTAACCAGCTTTATTTCCTTGAACGCCTCTATCGTGGCTTCAGTTTTCATTGCTTCCCGTCTCCCATCAAGACTACATGTTTTCGCTATCATGCTGTTCTCATTGCAGGTCTTCCTCTTCGCTCCACTGGTGACTTGTTGTATTAAGAAATACTCTTTTAGGTTGCACCTATGGTTCTCATATATGTTGATGATTGTGACTTTGGCTTTTGTATATATGTGGCATCAATTACTTTTTGTACTGTTGTTGGCTCTGTTGGTTTTTGTCATTGTTGTGTGTCCTTACTGGCTTATAAGAATTCAAGAGTACAAGTTTGAGATCAATGGTCCCTGGGACGAGGCTAAGCTCTGTTTTGATGTCACAGAGTGA
- the LOC131146637 gene encoding phosphatidylinositol N-acetylglucosaminyltransferase subunit C-like isoform X1 has translation MLGVIKKFFIASMFMDIEPNCSNTWVDFSSFKRSGMVMETSSSNENLAHPKWRKVAYGGMQFGFDDNYTDESFLEDMVMNANVVKRDMFKVMLDSVSISQYICIVALVVLVWTYTLGTTINESLLLFLDVSLFVSGFLVLLLTEEMCSLNILFRYFLKFSFFTTGLYVLAPIYQTLTRSFSSDSIWAVTVSLLILHLFLHDYSGSPVGATGALHNPNLTSFISLNASIVASVFIASRLPSRLHVFAIMLFSLQVFLFAPLVTCCIKKYSFRLHLWFSYMLMIVTLAFVYMWHQLLFVLLLALLVFVIVVCPYWLIRIQEYKFEINGPWDEAKLCFDVTE, from the exons GGATATAGAGCCAAATTGCTCAAATACTTGGGTAGATTTTTCTAGTTTCAAA AGAAGTGGAATGGTAATGGAAACTAGTAGTAGCAATGAAAATCTGGCCCATCCCAAATGGAGAAAGGTGGCATATGGAGGAATGCAATTTGGATTTGATGACAACTACACAGATGAATCTTTTCTCGAAGATATGGTAATGAATGCCAATGTTGTTAAGCGGGACATGTTCAAGGTGATGCTAGACTCAGTTTCCATCTCTCAGTACATATGTATTGTTGCTCTTGTTGTCTTGGTATGGACATACACTCTTGGAACAACCATTAATGAAAGTCTCCTCTTGTTTCTTGATGTGAGTCTTTTTGTTTCAGGTTTCTTAGTTCTCCTCCTGACCGAAGAAATGTGTTCCCTAAATATTCTTTTCCGctattttcttaaattttcctttttcacGACTGGGTTATATGTTCTGGCTCCAATCTATCAAACTCTCACACGGTCTTTTAGCTCTGACTCCATTTGGGCAGTAACTGTTTCACTTCTCATACTCCATCTCTTCTTGCATGACTATTCAGGATCTCCTGTAGGAGCAACAGGGGCACTACATAATCCAAACTTAACCAGCTTTATTTCCTTGAACGCCTCTATCGTGGCTTCAGTTTTCATTGCTTCCCGTCTCCCATCAAGACTACATGTTTTCGCTATCATGCTGTTCTCATTGCAGGTCTTCCTCTTCGCTCCACTGGTGACTTGTTGTATTAAGAAATACTCTTTTAGGTTGCACCTATGGTTCTCATATATGTTGATGATTGTGACTTTGGCTTTTGTATATATGTGGCATCAATTACTTTTTGTACTGTTGTTGGCTCTGTTGGTTTTTGTCATTGTTGTGTGTCCTTACTGGCTTATAAGAATTCAAGAGTACAAGTTTGAGATCAATGGTCCCTGGGACGAGGCTAAGCTCTGTTTTGATGTCACAGAGTGA
- the LOC131146637 gene encoding phosphatidylinositol N-acetylglucosaminyltransferase subunit C-like isoform X3, with amino-acid sequence MVMETSSSNENLAHPKWRKVAYGGMQFGFDDNYTDESFLEDMVMNANVVKRDMFKVMLDSVSISQYICIVALVVLVWTYTLGTTINESLLLFLDVSLFVSGFLVLLLTEEMCSLNILFRYFLKFSFFTTGLYVLAPIYQTLTRSFSSDSIWAVTVSLLILHLFLHDYSGSPVGATGALHNPNLTSFISLNASIVASVFIASRLPSRLHVFAIMLFSLQVFLFAPLVTCCIKKYSFRLHLWFSYMLMIVTLAFVYMWHQLLFVLLLALLVFVIVVCPYWLIRIQEYKFEINGPWDEAKLCFDVTE; translated from the coding sequence ATGGTAATGGAAACTAGTAGTAGCAATGAAAATCTGGCCCATCCCAAATGGAGAAAGGTGGCATATGGAGGAATGCAATTTGGATTTGATGACAACTACACAGATGAATCTTTTCTCGAAGATATGGTAATGAATGCCAATGTTGTTAAGCGGGACATGTTCAAGGTGATGCTAGACTCAGTTTCCATCTCTCAGTACATATGTATTGTTGCTCTTGTTGTCTTGGTATGGACATACACTCTTGGAACAACCATTAATGAAAGTCTCCTCTTGTTTCTTGATGTGAGTCTTTTTGTTTCAGGTTTCTTAGTTCTCCTCCTGACCGAAGAAATGTGTTCCCTAAATATTCTTTTCCGctattttcttaaattttcctttttcacGACTGGGTTATATGTTCTGGCTCCAATCTATCAAACTCTCACACGGTCTTTTAGCTCTGACTCCATTTGGGCAGTAACTGTTTCACTTCTCATACTCCATCTCTTCTTGCATGACTATTCAGGATCTCCTGTAGGAGCAACAGGGGCACTACATAATCCAAACTTAACCAGCTTTATTTCCTTGAACGCCTCTATCGTGGCTTCAGTTTTCATTGCTTCCCGTCTCCCATCAAGACTACATGTTTTCGCTATCATGCTGTTCTCATTGCAGGTCTTCCTCTTCGCTCCACTGGTGACTTGTTGTATTAAGAAATACTCTTTTAGGTTGCACCTATGGTTCTCATATATGTTGATGATTGTGACTTTGGCTTTTGTATATATGTGGCATCAATTACTTTTTGTACTGTTGTTGGCTCTGTTGGTTTTTGTCATTGTTGTGTGTCCTTACTGGCTTATAAGAATTCAAGAGTACAAGTTTGAGATCAATGGTCCCTGGGACGAGGCTAAGCTCTGTTTTGATGTCACAGAGTGA